A region of Asterias amurensis chromosome 20, ASM3211899v1 DNA encodes the following proteins:
- the LOC139952585 gene encoding uncharacterized protein, producing MEQVDRGTLEGFRPHQETGNISESDAQQVACQRADCTPATSSATSTNGGGSFAGETAQSKTTTPTRWSSRRAGSRSNKAVDRDDFKKQKKMRIDKFDDFLEWIDGDAALRYHPKDADARKHLSGWAMRNTNNHNKKVLKKSCLGVFVCSRSCRSPSGDIITVRPATSDRARRKQADKKCPRPGCDGKLYHVACTGKNGYPVTHFWRVTDAVVVFQSKGHHDHPRPDVVKTPSVAKMALFEYHKNHKHERPKDICKRMGVHIHKSFSRVDRVARQLREVQSVLSKDDKEFQGHEVKVQHGYSLRSPLTRLWSTHHSKVGGHVENHQARPGLTIPPGGIRHHSLNNGYPDQPQYEQHWTPSGSYIPPQNALQGDYQHGYMTGFTAQLPTGTADYYHNGMYAGYQLSSTGDLVYDPSINLEGYNTAPKTETVFEGSKMTELTVMNEPGRETSESLNSPLKHLPLKANPMMHQVEEVGGHLDNYQLAQTRPLKRSLPPALHHIDAKQPKHEQPNGMESHHTKQTSSINIDMSSFSDIFDISASLGEEGLAGRPKTPVFHPASPPANESPQKPAGAALISEAPASSPSNLKGEITAGSPQSTLSVSVVSSPSTVHDTTDQDASTTSPGHKYRQMIHHSPNGPVLTQLSTHSHPNPTNPPEDENGTYIDLLVSMYLNTDPKDSEKPISTLKNEFHVYTERNNQKGMAYRTEQGLHFAAHHPEHFKSPTSSQFDFSWYDMDRRSQHYRNMSTSQGSLLSPLNIAGHFDYPAPYIKDAFCTEPSTEASRVSFMRHSPGSTINRHVY from the exons ATGGAGCAAGTGGATCGAGGCACACTTGAGGGGTTCAGACCTCACCAAGAGACGGGTAACATCAGCGAGTCTGACGCGCAACAGGTCGCCTGCCAGAGAGCCGATTGTACCCCCGCGACATCTTCAGCAACATCCACGAACGGAGGGGGAAGTTTTGCGGGTGAGACGGCACAGAGCAAGACCACTACCCCAACGCGCTGGTCCAGTAGGAGGGCAGGTAGCAGGAGCAACAAAGCTGTAGATAGGGACGACTTCAAAAAGCAGAAGAAAATGCGCATAGATAAG tttgacGATTTCTTGGAATGGATCGACGGGGATGCTGCCTTGAGGTATCATCCGAAAGATGCTGATGCACGGAAACACCTCAGTGGTTGGGCCATGCGCAACACCAACAACCACAACAAGAAAGTGCTTAAAAAGTCTTGCCTAG GGGTGTTTGTTTGCAGCAGGTCTTGCCGAAGCCCCAGTGGGGACATAATCACCGTTCGACCGGCGACGTCCGACCGTGCACGCCGCAAGCAGGCCGACAAGAAATGCCCCAGGCCTGGCTGTGATGGCAAGCTCTACCACGTAGCTTGCACTGGGAAAAACGGGTATCCGGTCACTCACTTTTGGCGCGTAACAG atgccgtggttgTATTCCAATCAAAAGGCCATCACGATCACCCACGCCCAGACGTAGTGAAGACCCCGTCAGTGGCCAAGATGGCACTCTTCGAGTATCACAAAAACCACAAGCATGAAAGACCTAAGGACATCTGCAAACGAATG GGGGTTCACATCCACAAATCCTTCAGTCGAGTAGATCGCGTTGCGAGGCAGCTCAGAGAGGTACAGAGCGTCCTGTCCAAGGACGACAAAGAGTTCCAGGGGCACGAGGTGAAGGTTCAACATGGATACTCTCTCAGGAGCCCGCTGACGAGGTTGTGGTCTACCCATCACTCCAAGGTCGGAGGTCACGTCGAGAACCATCAAGCCAGACCAG GTTTGACCATACCTCCTGGTGGAATACGACACCACTCCCTCAACAACGGGTACCCTGACCAGCCTCAATACGAACAACACTGGACGCCGTCTGGGTCCTACATCCCCCCACAAAACGCACTGCAAGGCGACTACCAACATGGCTACATGACTGGCTTCACAGCGCAGTTACCAACCGGGACCGCTGACTACTACCATAACGGCATGTACGCCGGATACCAGCTATCGTCCACAGGTGACCTCGTCTACGATCCGTCCATCAACTTGGAGGGTTACAACACAGCCCCTAAGACAGAGACTGTCTTTGAAGGAAGCAAGATGACAGAGTTGACGGTCATGAATGAGCCTGGACGTGAGACTAGCGAATCCCTCAACAGCCCACTGAAGCATCTACCACTTAAAGCTAACCCCATGATGCACCAGGTAGAGGAAGTTGGCGGCCATCTTGACAACTATCAGCTAGCACAGACTCGGCCCCTGAAGCGCAGCCTACCTCCTGCCCTACATCACATTGACGCTAAGCAGCCGAAGCATGAGCAACCGAACGGTATGGAGTCTCATCACACTAAACAGACTTCGTCAATCAACATCGACATGTCGTCCTTCTCAGATATCTTCGACATCAGCGCGTCGCTCGGCGAAGAAGGCCTGGCCGGTCGCCCAAAGACCCCCGTGTTCCACCCGGCCTCTCCCCCGGCGAACGAGAGCCCACAGAAGCCGGCCGGTGCCGCGTTGATCAGCGAGGCACCCGCCTCATCCCCCTCAAACCTCAAGGGGGAAATCACTGCTGGGAGCCCGCAGAGCACCCTCTCCGTCTCGGTGGTCAGTTCCCCGTCCACAGTCCACGACACCACCGATCAGGATGCAAGCACAACCAGCCCGGGCCATAAATACCGGCAGATGATCCACCACTCCCCAAACGGCCCCGTCCTCACCCAACTCAGCACCCATTCCCACCCCAACCCAACCAACCCACCTGAGGACGAGAATGGCACCTACATCGACCTACTCGTCTCCATGTATCTTAACACAGACCCAAAAGACAGCGAAAAGCCCATCTCGACACTCAAGAATGAGTTCCACGTATACACTGAGCGCAACAACCAGAAGGGGATGGCGTACAGGACTGAACAGGGCTTACATTTTGCCGCCCACCACCCTGAACACTTCAAATCCCCCACCTCGTCTCAGTTTGACTTCAGCTGGTATGACATGGACCGACGTAGCCAGCACTACAGAAACATGTCCACGTCTCAGGGCAGCTTGCTCAGCCCGCTAAACATCGCTGGCCATTTTGATTACCCCGCGCCGTATATAAAAGATGCCTTTTGCACTGAACCGTCAACAGAAGCCAGTCGTGTTTCATTTATGCGTCACTCACCAGGAAGCACAATTAACAGGCATGTCTACTAA